The genomic window TCTCGGTGTCAAGCTGATCGCGCAGTGCCGCAGCAAAAAGGAGGGACACAATTTGACCGAGGAGGGAAGGATGCTCAAGGAGAAATACCTCCTCTGGTTCCAGGAAATCGAGCGGGAAGCCTTGCGAAAAGCCGCGGAAATCTTTCCCTGGCCCGTGCGAGGGTACAAGGAAAAGGGCGGGGACAAGTTCCTGAGGCAATGATCGCGCTCTCCATGGCCCTTGGCCCCATGGAAGCGCTGTTCACATCCATGGTTTGAAGGAGGATGCGGAGAATGCAAACCCTCAAGCACATGACGGCAAGATTCAAGGACAACGGGCTGTTCTCCGCCGAGAACGAGCTGGCGGTGGAGGAGCTTCTTGAAATCTATGTCGATGATTCGCCGTATGCCATCACCATGCGCCTCCCGGGAGACGATATCAACCTGGCGGCCGGCTTCTGCTTTACCGAGGGGATCATCCGATCCTACGACGACATTGCGTCCATCGAACATTGCGAGGCCATTCCCGGGGAACGCAGAGTGATGGTCCACCTCAGCCGGGACCGTAAGAGGGCGAAATCGGTGCGCAAAGAGCGCGCGGAGTACCTGAGCAAGTCCAGCTGCGGTCTTTGCGGGAAGCGTGAGGCCGAGGAGATCTTCGACGACATTCCCCCTGTGGAAACCTGTCGCCATATCGAGCTGGAGGAGATCCTGCGGCTCAAGGATGTTTTCGAAGGCCGCCAGGCCATTTTCCCCCGGACCGGCTCCACCCATTCGGCCGCGGCGTTTGACGACCGGGCGAACCTGCTTGCTTTCGCGGAGGATATCGGCCGTCACAATGCGTTCGACAAGGTGATCGGGGCGCTCCTGAAGACCAGGGAACTGGGAAAGGTTTTCCTGGGCGTGGTTTCCTCCCGGTTGAGCTTTGAAATGGTGCAGAAGGCCGGCGTCGCGGGCTTTGAGGTTTTCGCCGGGTTGTCGGCCGCCACGAGCCTGGCGGTGGCCATGGCCGACCGGCTCAACATGACCCTGATCGGCTTTCTGCGCGAGAAGAGCATGAGCATATACACCCATCCCGAAAGGGTCCTTCGCTGCTGAACAGCGGGGTTGTGCATTTATGTACGCAACCGACCTCGAAGTCTCCCCCCCGGCCGGTTTGTTCCGTCAAATCCAGACCTTTCGCGTTCCGTTCGACTCTTTGGAGGCCAGGTTTGCGCCTTATGTGTTTAAATTAACATATTGAAATCATTAACTAATTGTTCTAGGTATCACAAGTATGAATAAGGATGGAACGCGGCGGTTTTGTGACACACGGTCGGAAACCGGGCGGATGTCAGGGAAACTTATGTAATTCTTCCGAAGGTTTACACGAGAGGAGGAGAAGAACATGGGAGTCACACGACGTGAGTTCCTTTTGATCTCCGGCACCATGGGGGCCGGTCTGGCGCTGTCGTCTCTGGGAGTCGACATGCGCCCGATCATGGCCCACGCGGAGGAACTCAGTAAGATCGAGAAGGTGAAGAGCGCCAAGCAGACCTACTCGCTCTGTTACTATTGTTCGGTAACGTGCGGGTTGATTTGCAGCACCGATCAGAAAACCGGCAAAATCATCAACATCGAAGGGGATCCGGACCATCCCGTCACGGAAGGATCGCTTTGTGCGAAAGGTGCGGCAAGCCTTCAGATGTCGGCCCGCAACGAGCATCGTTTGACCAAGGTCCTCTATCGCAAGCCCGGCGGCGACAAGTGGGAACCCAAGACGATGGATTGGGCTCTGACCGAGATCGCAAAGAGAATCAAAGCCACCCGCGACAAGGACTTCATGGTCAAGAACGCAAAAGGACAGGTCGTCAACCGGTTGGAGAGCATCTCGCATCTGGGCAGTTCCAAGCTGGACAATGAAGAGTGCTGGATGGTGACCGCCGCGGTGAGGGCACTCGGCCTCGTCTACATCGACCACCAGGCCAGAGTCTGACACGGTCCGAGCGTAGCGGCTCTGGGAGAGTCGTTCGGACGTGGTTCAATGACGAATCATTACATCGATATCAAGAATGCCGACGTTATTTTGATCATGGGCAGCAACGCCGCGGAGATGCATCCGATTTCCTTCAAGTGGGTGCTGCGGGCCAGGGAGGAGAGAGGAGCCAAGATCATCCACGTGGATCCCCGTTTCACCAGGACTTCAGCCCTGGCGGATCATTACATCGCCCTGAGGTCGGGTACCGACATCGCTTTTCTCGGCGGGATGATCAAGTACATTCTCGAGAACAAGAAGTATTTCGAAGAGTACGTAAGGGATTACACCAACGCCTCCTTCATCGTGGACGAGAAGTTCAGTTTCAACGACGGTCTGTTCTCGGGGTACGACCCTGCCGCGAGAAAGTACGACAAGTCGACGTGGGCCATCAAGGTGGATGAGAAGGGCATTCCGCAAAAGGATCCGACCTTTGAGAACCCGCGGTGCGTGCTGCAGATGCTGAAGGCTCATTACTCCCGGTACGACATTGACAAGGTTTCCTCGATCACCGGCACGCCGGTGGAAGATCTCAAGACGGTTTATGAACTGTACGCCTCGACGGGAGTCAAGGACAAAGCCGGAACGGAGCTCTACGCCCTCGGCTGGACGCAGCACACCGTCGGCGTTCAGAACATCAGGGCCATGTCGATCATTCAGGGCCTGCTGGGCAACATGGGTATCGCCGGAGGCGGGATCAACGCGCTGCGCGGCGAGCCGAACGTCCAGGGATCGACCGACCATGCGATCCTTTCACACATTCTTCCGGGCTATTTGAAGGCGCCTGTGGCCTCTCTGACCACCCTGGAGGAGTATTTGAAGAAGAACACGCCGAAGACCAGCGAACCTCAATCGGCGAACTGGTACCAGAACACGCCCAAGTACATGGTGAGCCTCTTGAAGGCCTGGTACGGAGACAAGGCCGTCAAGGAAAACGATTTCGGTTATGCCAACGTACCCAAGCTCGATGATGGGCAGGACGCGACGGTTCTGAACATGATCGACAAGATGTATGAGGGCAAGATCAAGGGATTCACGTGTATCGGCCAGGATCCGGCCGTCAGCCTGCCCAATGCGAACAAGGTGAGGCAGGCCTTTACGAAGCTGGACTGGATGGTGCATGTGAACATCTTCGACAACGAGACCGCGTCATTCTGGAAAGGCCCGGGCCTGGATCCGAAGAAGGTCAAGACCGAGGTCTTCCTGCTTCCGGCGGCGGCATCCATGGAGAAAGAAGGCAGCATGAGCAACAGCGGGCGCATGCTGCAGTGGAAATACACGGCCGAGAAGCCCCCGGGAGACGCACTGTCGGTAGGGGACATCCTCTATCGACTGGTGAACAAGTTGAAGGATCTCTACAAGAAAGAGAAGGGCGCATTCCCTGACCCGATCGTCAACCTGGTGTGGAATTATGGAGATGCCAAGGGCCACTACGACGCCTTGGCGACTTCCAAGGCGGTGAACGGGCTTTTCCTGGAGGATGTGACCATCGGCGACAAGACGTTCAAGAAGGGGCAGTGCGTTCCCGGTTTCGGCAATCTGCAGGCCGACGGGAAGACTTCCTGCGGCAACTGGATCTATTCCGGAGCGTTCGCCGCGGACGGGACCAACCTTATGGCCCGCAGGAAGAAGGACGACCCGACGGGCCTCGGCCTGTACCCTGAATGGGGCTGGGCCTGGCCGGTCAATCGCCGGATCCTTTACAACCGGGCTTCGGTGGATAAGAACGGGCAACCCTTCGATCCCAGCCGTCCCCTTCTAAAGTGGGTGGACGGGAAATGGGTGGGTGATGTTCCGGACGGCCCCTGGCCGCCTCTGAGCGACAAAGAAAAGGGAAAGCTGCCGTTCATTATGAAGCCGGACGGCGTGGCCTCCCTCTTCGGGCCGGGGCTGGCGGACGGACCCTTCCCCGAGCACTATGAGCCGCTCGAGGGGCCGCTGGCCAAGAACCCGATGTCTTCGCAACTGAACAATCCGGCCATCAAAATATTTACAAAGGAGTGCGACCTGTACTCGGGGTGCGATCCCAAGTTTCCTTTCGTCTGCACCACATATTCCTGCACGGAACACTGGTGCACCGGCGCCGAGACCAGATGGCAGTCATGGCTCACGGAAGCCCAGCCGGAGGCCTATGTCGAAATCAGCAGAGAGCTTGCCGAGCTCCGCGGCATCAAGAACGGGGAGAGGGTCCGGGTGGAGTCTCCACGCGGCAAGGTGGAATGCGTGGCCATGGTGACCACGCGGTTCCGTCCCTTCCAGGTCGGCGGGCAGACGATCCACCAGGTGGGGATGACCTTCAACTACGGCTGGCTTTTCCCCAAGGATTGCGGTGATACCGCCAACCTGCTGACCCCCACCGCCGGTGATGCGAACACCATGACCCCGGAATATAAAGCCTTCATGGTCAACGTGACGAAGGTGTAGGAGGAGTGAGACATGTCGAAGGGAAAATCCATAATGGTCGATACCTCCAGGTGCACCGCCTGCCGTGGCTGCCAGGTGGCCTGTAAACAATGGAACGGTTTGCCCGGCACGAAGACCAAGCAGGTGGGCACGTATCAGAACCCCCAGGACGTCTCCGCGGAAACGTGGAAGCTGGTCCGGTTTTCGGAGGGGATCAAGGAAAACGGAAAACCCTACTGGTATTTCTTTTCGGAGCAATGCCGGCATTGCCTCGAACCGCCGTGCGTGGATTCCATCGGCGGATACCAGCCGGAGGGTGCGACGAGGGATGAGGCGACGGGGGCGGTGATCTTCAAACCGGCATCCAAGGAGGCGCCTTTCGAGGAAGTCAAGGGCGCCTGCCCGTACAACATTCCTCGCCAGGACGCCAAGAGCAAGGTGTTTTTCAAGTGCACCATGTGTCTTGACCGAATCACCAACAACAGGATCCCGGCGTGCGTCCAGAGTTGTCCCACCGGCGCGATGGCGTTCGGGGAGCGGGACGCCATCGTCGAAATGGTGAAGAAGCGCGTCGAGGAGTTGAAGAAGACCTATCCCAAAGCGATGGCGCTCAACCCGGACGAGGTCCGGGTGATCTACATCGTCACGGACGATCCGAAGAAGTACCATCAGTACGCGGTGGCATGAGGAAGAGAGGGGTGCTTCCAGTCGGGGGAGCGCCCCTTTCCTTGCGAAATCGCGACGGACGACGGTTGTCGGAAGAGGAGTATCTCATGGAACAGGAATCCCTGGCGGCAAGAGCCGCGGGAAGAGTAGCCGATGCGTTGAAGAAGACCTCGGAAGAAAACCGTTATCTCCGTACGGTGCTGGCGCCCTTTGCCGGCCTTCTGATGGAGCAGGCGCGCTGGAAAGCCGAGCTGCCCGAAACGGAGGCCGGAAATGCCCTCGCTCCGGACGCGACGAGGTTCGGCAACGGAATCCCGGTGACGGACAGGCAGAGCCTCATTTGCCTCGGGGATTTGTGGAAAGAGGCCGCCGAGCGCCTCGTTCCGCCCTTTGCCGATGGGTTTGCCGAAGTCGCCGATGGGCTCAGGCGGCTGCAGTACGC from Syntrophobacter fumaroxidans MPOB includes these protein-coding regions:
- the fdhD gene encoding formate dehydrogenase accessory sulfurtransferase FdhD, whose product is MQTLKHMTARFKDNGLFSAENELAVEELLEIYVDDSPYAITMRLPGDDINLAAGFCFTEGIIRSYDDIASIEHCEAIPGERRVMVHLSRDRKRAKSVRKERAEYLSKSSCGLCGKREAEEIFDDIPPVETCRHIELEEILRLKDVFEGRQAIFPRTGSTHSAAAFDDRANLLAFAEDIGRHNAFDKVIGALLKTRELGKVFLGVVSSRLSFEMVQKAGVAGFEVFAGLSAATSLAVAMADRLNMTLIGFLREKSMSIYTHPERVLRC
- a CDS encoding 4Fe-4S dicluster domain-containing protein, which produces MSKGKSIMVDTSRCTACRGCQVACKQWNGLPGTKTKQVGTYQNPQDVSAETWKLVRFSEGIKENGKPYWYFFSEQCRHCLEPPCVDSIGGYQPEGATRDEATGAVIFKPASKEAPFEEVKGACPYNIPRQDAKSKVFFKCTMCLDRITNNRIPACVQSCPTGAMAFGERDAIVEMVKKRVEELKKTYPKAMALNPDEVRVIYIVTDDPKKYHQYAVA
- the fdnG gene encoding formate dehydrogenase-N subunit alpha yields the protein MGVTRREFLLISGTMGAGLALSSLGVDMRPIMAHAEELSKIEKVKSAKQTYSLCYYCSVTCGLICSTDQKTGKIINIEGDPDHPVTEGSLCAKGAASLQMSARNEHRLTKVLYRKPGGDKWEPKTMDWALTEIAKRIKATRDKDFMVKNAKGQVVNRLESISHLGSSKLDNEECWMVTAAVRALGLVYIDHQARVUHGPSVAALGESFGRGSMTNHYIDIKNADVILIMGSNAAEMHPISFKWVLRAREERGAKIIHVDPRFTRTSALADHYIALRSGTDIAFLGGMIKYILENKKYFEEYVRDYTNASFIVDEKFSFNDGLFSGYDPAARKYDKSTWAIKVDEKGIPQKDPTFENPRCVLQMLKAHYSRYDIDKVSSITGTPVEDLKTVYELYASTGVKDKAGTELYALGWTQHTVGVQNIRAMSIIQGLLGNMGIAGGGINALRGEPNVQGSTDHAILSHILPGYLKAPVASLTTLEEYLKKNTPKTSEPQSANWYQNTPKYMVSLLKAWYGDKAVKENDFGYANVPKLDDGQDATVLNMIDKMYEGKIKGFTCIGQDPAVSLPNANKVRQAFTKLDWMVHVNIFDNETASFWKGPGLDPKKVKTEVFLLPAAASMEKEGSMSNSGRMLQWKYTAEKPPGDALSVGDILYRLVNKLKDLYKKEKGAFPDPIVNLVWNYGDAKGHYDALATSKAVNGLFLEDVTIGDKTFKKGQCVPGFGNLQADGKTSCGNWIYSGAFAADGTNLMARRKKDDPTGLGLYPEWGWAWPVNRRILYNRASVDKNGQPFDPSRPLLKWVDGKWVGDVPDGPWPPLSDKEKGKLPFIMKPDGVASLFGPGLADGPFPEHYEPLEGPLAKNPMSSQLNNPAIKIFTKECDLYSGCDPKFPFVCTTYSCTEHWCTGAETRWQSWLTEAQPEAYVEISRELAELRGIKNGERVRVESPRGKVECVAMVTTRFRPFQVGGQTIHQVGMTFNYGWLFPKDCGDTANLLTPTAGDANTMTPEYKAFMVNVTKV